In Nostoc sp. UHCC 0926, a single genomic region encodes these proteins:
- a CDS encoding tetratricopeptide repeat protein yields the protein MQWVDFLANEAATHNLSPEQTAAFVERLKNENLGKSQVKLATELNIGVGVFKKLMTKVYDKFAQSCPELATSKSRGKLEKLRACLRAKYNGGQDFGVSATTLAEAAPTATAPSSVPLRGSKLGVASPRVVEMLSTSQSNAAHTTIKEIHQNIPPAVPFEKFVGREAELQNLHSSLQTSGQVAIVAGMSMSGVGKTELATQYAKQHLQNYQGGVCWLSAQGIDVGIQILRFAQLKFNLIAPDNWELADRLKYCWQNWQHGEVLLVFDDVTDYKKQVQRYLPLESPRFKVLLTMRLGFDRTLLQLRLDVLKPLAAMKLLKSLIGRERLKSEPWVARRICKFLGYLPLTLGLVGRYLDTMPDLSLKTLHKRLEKNRLEHEAVAKANPLMRYEYGVAEAFALSWKQLDKNAQSLGCWLSLYALADIPLSVETIEDDEEQEFWEKAIAQLRKLHLIQYQAKGIYHLHPLIRQFFQMKLDESSEADEVKTAFVALMVEVAKQIPQRPNREEILNLTSAIPHIAEIATHLSQYFSDEDLIRPFTGLGWFYQAQGLYQQAELWYKLCVEVAENRLGLEHPDVVTSLNNLAELYRFTGWYSEAEPLYQQALSLQKRLLGDNHPDVVTSLNNLAGLYKSTRRYSEAKPLFEQALSLQKRLLGDNHPDIVTSLNNLAALYYSIGRYSEAEPLYQQALSLQKRLLGEAHPDVAQSLNNLGILYESTGQYSKAQPLYQQALSLRKRLLGEAHPDVAQSLNNLAELYRFTERYSEAEPLYQQALELRKRLLGEAHPDVAQSLNNLAELYRFTERYSEAEPLYQQALELRKRLLGEAHPDVATSLNNLALLYGSTERYSEAEPLYQQALELRKRLLGNNHHHVANSLNNLALLYKFTGRYREAKPLFEEALTISEHTLGVSHPNTMTIRGNYAIILRETYR from the coding sequence ATGCAATGGGTTGATTTTCTAGCCAATGAAGCTGCTACTCATAACTTATCCCCAGAGCAAACGGCAGCTTTTGTAGAGCGTTTGAAGAATGAAAACTTAGGTAAGAGCCAGGTAAAACTTGCCACCGAATTGAATATCGGTGTTGGTGTTTTCAAAAAGCTGATGACTAAGGTGTATGACAAGTTTGCCCAGAGTTGTCCTGAGTTAGCGACTTCTAAGAGTCGAGGCAAACTAGAAAAGTTACGGGCTTGCTTGAGAGCAAAATATAATGGCGGACAAGACTTCGGCGTGAGCGCTACAACTCTTGCAGAGGCTGCGCCAACGGCAACGGCTCCATCGAGCGTACCCCTACGGGGAAGCAAGCTAGGCGTAGCGTCTCCAAGAGTTGTCGAGATGCTCAGTACAAGTCAGTCGAACGCTGCCCACACGACAATTAAGGAAATTCATCAAAATATTCCCCCTGCTGTCCCATTTGAAAAATTTGTGGGACGTGAAGCGGAACTACAAAACTTGCACTCCTCATTACAAACATCTGGGCAAGTTGCGATTGTAGCTGGGATGAGTATGAGTGGTGTGGGGAAAACTGAACTGGCTACCCAATACGCCAAACAACATTTACAGAATTATCAAGGTGGGGTTTGCTGGTTATCAGCACAGGGAATTGATGTCGGAATTCAGATTCTCAGATTTGCCCAATTAAAATTTAACCTCATTGCACCGGACAACTGGGAATTAGCAGATAGGCTGAAATACTGCTGGCAGAATTGGCAACATGGTGAAGTGCTACTGGTGTTTGATGATGTCACGGACTACAAAAAACAAGTTCAGCGTTATCTACCCCTAGAATCACCTCGGTTTAAAGTATTGCTGACAATGCGCCTGGGGTTTGACAGAACTTTGCTGCAATTACGTCTGGATGTCCTCAAACCATTAGCGGCGATGAAATTATTAAAGTCGCTAATTGGCAGAGAGCGACTTAAAAGTGAGCCTTGGGTTGCAAGAAGAATTTGTAAATTCTTGGGATATTTGCCTTTGACGTTAGGGTTAGTGGGGCGATATCTGGATACAATGCCAGATTTGTCTCTAAAAACACTGCACAAGCGGCTAGAAAAAAACCGACTGGAACACGAAGCAGTAGCCAAGGCTAACCCATTGATGCGTTATGAATACGGCGTGGCTGAAGCTTTTGCATTGAGTTGGAAACAATTGGATAAGAATGCACAAAGCTTAGGCTGTTGGCTGAGTTTGTATGCTTTGGCTGACATTCCCTTATCTGTTGAGACGATAGAAGATGACGAAGAACAAGAATTCTGGGAGAAAGCTATAGCCCAGTTGCGGAAACTGCATTTAATCCAATACCAGGCTAAAGGAATTTATCATCTACATCCACTGATTCGGCAATTTTTCCAAATGAAGTTGGATGAGTCTAGTGAAGCAGACGAGGTAAAAACTGCTTTTGTCGCGCTGATGGTAGAGGTAGCAAAGCAAATTCCTCAACGGCCTAACCGTGAAGAGATTCTCAACCTCACTTCTGCTATCCCCCACATTGCAGAAATTGCAACCCATCTATCCCAGTATTTCAGTGACGAGGATTTAATTCGGCCTTTCACAGGTTTAGGCTGGTTTTATCAAGCTCAAGGACTTTATCAGCAAGCAGAACTCTGGTACAAACTATGTGTAGAGGTAGCTGAAAATCGTCTTGGTTTAGAACATCCTGATGTCGTCACTAGCCTGAACAATCTCGCAGAACTCTACCGTTTTACAGGATGGTACAGCGAAGCCGAACCCCTATATCAGCAAGCTTTGTCACTCCAGAAACGTCTACTGGGAGACAACCATCCCGATGTCGTCACTAGCCTGAACAATCTCGCAGGACTCTACAAATCTACAAGACGCTACAGCGAAGCCAAACCCTTGTTTGAGCAAGCTTTGTCACTCCAGAAACGTTTACTGGGAGACAACCATCCCGATATCGTCACTAGCCTGAACAATCTCGCAGCCCTCTATTATTCCATAGGACGCTACAGCGAAGCCGAACCCCTGTATCAGCAAGCTTTGTCACTCCAGAAACGCTTACTGGGAGAAGCACATCCCGATGTCGCCCAAAGCCTGAATAATCTCGGAATCCTCTACGAATCTACAGGACAGTACAGCAAAGCCCAACCCCTATATCAGCAAGCTTTGTCACTAAGAAAACGTTTACTAGGAGAAGCACATCCCGATGTCGCCCAAAGTCTGAACAATCTCGCAGAACTCTACCGTTTTACAGAACGTTACAGTGAAGCCGAACCCTTATATCAGCAAGCTTTAGAGTTGAGAAAACGCTTACTGGGAGAAGCACATCCCGATGTCGCCCAAAGCCTGAACAATCTCGCAGAACTCTACCGTTTTACAGAACGCTACAGCGAAGCCGAACCTCTGTATCAGCAGGCTTTAGAATTGAGAAAACGCTTATTGGGAGAAGCACATCCCGATGTCGCCACTAGCCTGAACAATCTCGCATTACTCTACGGTTCTACAGAACGTTACAGTGAAGCCGAACCCCTATATCAGCAAGCTTTAGAATTGAGAAAACGCTTACTGGGAAACAATCATCACCATGTCGCCAATAGCCTGAACAATCTCGCATTACTCTACAAATTTACAGGACGCTACAGAGAAGCCAAACCTTTGTTTGAGGAAGCTTTGACAATTTCTGAACATACTTTAGGTGTAAGTCATCCCAATACAATGACGATAAGGGGAAATTATGCAATCATTTTAAGAGAAACATATCGCTAA